The Streptomyces venezuelae genomic interval CGGGTGGGTACACCCCCGTGGGTCTCCACGGTACGGTTCCCACCCTCGTGCTCGATTCTCGCCACGGATCGAGTCTTGGCAATGCGCGCGGGCGTACCGGCCTACTGACCAGAAGTCGACACCTATCGGCCACAATCTGATCGGGTGGGTATGCCAACGTCAATTGTTCGACTGATCGTGTGCGCTTTCTGAAGGCCCCGGACCCGACGGCTCCGTAAGGGTCACCGGTGCCGGTTCCGGCGGCGTCACCATACCGACGATCCTCCTGCCGCCGACGCCGATCGCGATCAGGCCGAGGCCGTCGAAGAGCAGCGCCAGGGAGAAGAAGACCCCGAGGACGTACCGGCTGCTGTCCGGCCAGTCGAAGAGCACGAGCAGCCCGAGCAGCATTCCGAACGCTCCCTGGAACAGGGTCCAGCCGAACTGCGGGCCGCGCACCACCACGCTGCCGACGAGCCGGAAGAGACCGCCGGTGAGGAAGAGCAGCGCGGCGAACATCGTCAGGGCCTCGGCGGAGCCCTCCGGGTGACGGATCACCACGACTCCGGCCGCGATGTTCAGCGCGGCCACCACGACGGCGAGCCAGAAGTAGCTCGTGCCCCGCGACTGGATGGCCTGGAGCAGGCCCACCACGCCGCCGATCAGCAGCAGCCAGCCGAAGAGCAGCATCGAGGTGAGGGTGGCGAGGCCCGTGTAGACCAGGCCGACGACACCGCCGAGGACGAGCAGGGCGCCGAGCACGGCGAGCCAGCTGAAGTTGCGGCGGAGCCGCTTCCCCTCGCGCTTCATGTCCGCGACGGGATCCGGGCCGGCGTGCGTCTCACGGCCGTCCTTCGCCATGTGGTGCCTCCTCGGGGCGCCCCCTTCCTGATCGTACGTTCGGGTACGGCGGATAGCATCCGCCCCATGGAGCCGCAGCTGAAGGACAGCGTCACGGACGGGGTCGCCACCGTCGTCATCGCCAACCCCGCCAAGCGCAACGCGATGAGCGCCGCCATGTGGCGCGCGCTGCCCGGTGTGCTGGACCGGCTGGCCGCCGACCGCGCGGTGCGTGCCCTGGTCCTGACCGGCGAGGGCGACACCTTCTGTGCCGGGGCGGACATCTCGACACTGCGGGAGCCCGGCGACGAGCAGCAGAGCCTCGCGGTGCGGGCCGAGGAGGCCCTCGCGGCCTTCCCGAAGCCGACGCTCGCGGCCGTCAGGGGCTTCTGCGTCGGCGGCGGCAGCCAGCTCGCCGCCGCCTGCGATCTGCGCTTCGCCGAGGAGGGCGCCCGGTTCGGGATCACCCCGTCGAAGCTCGGCATCGTCTACCCGTCCTCGTCGACCCGCAGGCTGACCGCCCTCGTGGGCCCGTCGACCGCCAAGTACCTGCTGTTCTCCGGCGAGTTGATGGACACCGAGCGGGCGCTGCGGACCGGGTTCGTGGACGAGGTCCACCCGGCGGGCGCACTGGACAAGCGGGTGGACGAGTTCGCCCGGGTCCTCGTGTCCCGCTCGCTGCTCACCCAGGCCGCGGCCAAGGAGTTCGCCGACGGCCGCACCGACCGGGACGCCCACTGGGCGGAGCAGGCACGCGGCAGCGGCGACACCGCCGAGGGGGTCGCCGCCTTCCTGGAGCGCCGCGCGCCCCGGTTCACCTACGGGGTCTGAGTCTCAGGGGGTGTCTGGCCCTCCCGCACCGGGAGCTTCTCGCCGCGCCAGTGGGCGACGATCTCGGCCGGGGCCTTCTCCGGGGAGCCCGCGTCGTAGGGCGGCTGCGGGTCGTACTCCGTGAGGAGCTGGATCGTCTGGGCGGTCTCGTCGCCGGCGATCCGGCCCAGCAGGTGCAGCGCCATGTCGATCCCGGAGGAGACCCCGGCGGCGGTGACGTACTTGCCGTCGAAGACGACCCGCTCGCCGGTGGGCTCGACGCCCAGGGCCCGCAGCTCGTCGAAGGCGAGCCAGTGGGTCGTCGCGCGGCGGTCCTTGAGCAGGCCCGCCGAGGCGAGGATCAGCGAGCCGGTGCAGACGGAGGTGGTCCAGGTGCTGGTCGCGTCGGCGGCACGGAGCCAGTCGAGGATCTCCGGGTCGTCCATGGCCACCCGCGCGTCCGGGCCGCCGGGGACGAGGACGATGTCCGGCCGCGGGACCTCGGCGAGGGTCCGGTCGGCGACGAGGGCGAGGCTGCCCTGGTCGTTGCGGACGGGGCCGGTCTCCTTGGCCACGAAGACGGTCTCGGCCCCGGGGAGGCGGGCCAGGAGCTCGTACGGTCCGACGGCGTCGAGCGTGGTGAAGCGGTCGTAGAGCAGGACGGCGATCTGCATGGTGGTCCTTTCGTTGAGGGTGGACGCGATCAGGCGGTGGGGACGTGGAAGCGGCGGCGGTACTCCGCCGGGGCGGTGCCGAGCGCCTTGACGAAGGCCCGGCGCATCGACTCCGGGGTGCCGTAGCCGGAGGCGCGGGAGACCTCCTCGACGCCGCGTGACGTCTCCTCCAGGAGGCGGCGGGCGTGTTCGAGCCGGACCAGGTCGACGTAGCGGCCCGGCGTCGTGCCCGTCTCGGCCTGGAAGGCGCGGGCGAAGTGGCGGGGCGAGAGCCGGGCGCGGGCGGCGAGGGCCTCGACGGAGAGGTCGCCGCCGGGGTGCTCGGCGATCCACTGCTGGAGGTCGCGCAGCGGCTCCCGGTGTGCGGTCTGGGCGGACAGCTGGACGCTGAACTGGGCCTGGTTGCCCGGGCGGCGCAGGAAGACGACCAGGTGGCGGGCGACGGCGAGGGCGACGTCCCGGCCGAGGTCCTCCTCGACGAGGGCGAGCGCGAGGTCGATGCCGGCGGTGACACCGGCGGAGGTGGAGAGGCGGCCGTCCCGGACGAAGATGGGGTCCGGGTCGACATCGACCTCCGGATAGCGGCGGGCGAGGTGGTCGCAGGCGATCCAGTGGGTCGTCACCCGGTGCCCGTCGAGGAGTCCGGCCTCGGCGAGGAGCAGCGCCCCGGTGCAGACGGAGACCAGGCGTCCGGCGCTCGGGGCGTGGATGCGCAGCCAGTCGACCAGGGCCGGGTCGGGCGTCCGGGTGCCCTCGCCGCCGGGGACGACGAGGGTGTGCGGCGGGCCGTCGGCGACCGCCTCTTCGAGGGTGGTGTCGGGGAGCAGACGCAGTCCGCTGTGGGTACGGACCGGGCCGCCGTCCAGGGAGGCGGTCCGGAGGGTGTACGCGGCCGGGTCGCCGGCGGCGCGGCCGGCACCGGCAAACACCTCGAAGGGACCGGTGACGTCGAGGCTCTGCACGTCGTCGAAGAGGACGACGAGAACGGGTCGCTGCGTCATTGCTCCATCCTTGGCCGCCCCCGCGGTGTCCGCAACGACGCAGATCCCACCTTTTCTGCCATCGGAGGCAGGGCCTGGCCCGCGGTCCCCCCTGTCCGACTGTTCCCGTCGTACCGACCAGTCGGTAACCTTCGGTCCATGACGACTGCCCTGCCGCCGCGCGCCGGACGCCGCTGCCACAACGCCCTCAACCCGTTGCACTCCACGCTCTACTTCTCGCCCGACCTGGACCGCGAGTTCAGTGCCCTCGGCTTCACCGACCAGAGCGCGATGCGGCTCGCCGCACGGAGCGCCGCGCTCGGCGCGGTGGGCGCGGGCACGGTCGCCGCGACCTTCTACAACTACAACCACGAACTGCTCGCCCGGCACCTCCCCGCCGTCTGGGACATCGCCTCCCCCGCCGACGTCCTGGCCGCGCGGCTGCGCACCGTCGACGCGACCCTGCGCCGGCTCCTGGGCGAGGACACCGTCTCCTCCCCGGAGATGGCCGAGGCCGCGATGCTCGCCCTGCGCGCCACGGAGGCCTGCACCCGGCACGCCCGGCCGCTCTACTCGGCCCATGCCGACCTGCCCGTGCCGGAGGCCCCCCACCTCGCCTACTGGTACGCCGCCACCCTGCTGCGCGAGCACCGGGGCGACGGCCACCTCGCGGCGCTGCTCACGGTCGGACTCGACCCCGTCGAAGCCCTCGTCTCGCACACCGCCACCGGCAAGGGCATGGCCCCGCGCTGGGTGCTCGGCTCGCGCGGCTGGAAGCGCGCCGACTGGGAGGCGGCGACGGAGCGGCTCCGCGGCCGGGGGCTCCTCGACGCCGAGGGCGAGCTCACCGAGGCGGGTACGGCGCTCCGCGGCGAGCTGGAGGAGCGGACCGACCTGCTGGACGCCGCCCCGTACGAGCACCTCGGCGCGACCGGGGTCGAGCGGCTCACCGAGCTGGGGCGCGGCTTCCTGGTGACGGCGGCGGTCGCCGGCGCCTTCCCCCCGGACCTCGTCGGCAAGGGCTGATCAAGCGCCTGACGAGGGCCTGTCGAGGGCGCGGGGACGCGCGCGGGACGGGTCGGTTGCCGCATGCGGGTGACCGACCCGGCACAATGCACTCGCAAGCTTGAGGCACGAGAAGGCGAGTCGGGACACCGTGACGACGTCCATCGAAGCAAGGATCGCCGAGGAACTCGGCGTACGCGAGCGACAGGTGAAGGCGGCCGTCGAGCTGCTCGACGGCGGTTCGACCGTGCCGTTCATCGCGCGCTACCGCAAGGAAGCGACCGAGATGCTCGACGACGCGCAGCTCCGCACCCTGGAGGAGCGGCTGCGCTATCTGCGCGAGCTGGAGGACCGCCGGGCGGCGATCCTCGACTCGGTACGCGAGCAGGGCAAGCTGACGGAGGAGCTCGAGGCCCGGATCCGGGCCGCCGACACCAAGGCGCGTCTGGAGGACATCTACCTGCCCTTCAAGCCGAAGCGCAGGACGAAGGCCCAGATCGCCCGCGAGGCCGGTCTGACGCCGCTGGCGGAGGGGCTGCTCAGCGACCCCTCGGTGGAGCCGACGGCCGCCGCGGCCGCCTTCGTGGACGCGGACAAGGGCGTCGCGGACGCCGCCGCCGCCCTGGAGGGCGCGCGGGCGATCCTCACCGAGAAGTTCTCCGAGGACGCCGACCTCATCGGCGAGCTGCGCGAGCGCATGTGGAGCCGGGGCCGGCTGGTCGCCAAGGTCCGAGAGGGGCACGGCGACGGCAAAGAGGGGCCCGGGTCGAAGTTCGCCGACTACTTCGACTTCGCCGAGCCGTTCACCGCGCTGCCCTCGCACCGGGTGCTCGCCATGCTGCGTGGCGAGAAGGAGGACGTGCTCAGCCTGGACCTCGAACCGGAGGAGCCGTCCGAGACGCCCGGCCCGTCCTCGTACGAAGGGATCGTCGCGCACCGCTTCGGCGTGGCCGACCGGGGGCGCCCCGGCGACAAGTGGCTCCAGGACACGGTCCGCTGGGCCTGGCGGACCCGCATCCTGGTCCACCTCGGGATCGACCTGCGGCTGCGGCTGCGGACGGCCGCCGAGGACGAGGCCGTCCGCGTCTTCGCGGCCAACCTCCGCGACCTGCTGCTCGCCGCGCCGGCCGGCACGCGGGCCACGCTCGGCCTCGACCCCGGTTTCCGTACGGGTGTGAAGGTCGCCGTCGTCGACGCGACCGGCAAGGTCGTGGCCACCGACACGATCTACCCGCACGTCCCCGCCAACAAGTGGGACCAGGCTCTCGACAAGCTGGCGCGCCTCGCGAAGCAGCACGCGGTCGAGCTGGTCGCGATCGGCAACGGCACGGCCTCCCGGGAGACCGACAAGCTGGCGGCCGAACTCCTCGCCAAGCACCCCGAGTTGAACCTGACGAAGGTGATGGTCTCGGAGGCCGGCGCATCGGTCTACTCGGCCTCGGCCTTCGCCTCGCAGGAACTCCCCGATCTCGACGTGTCGTTGCGCGGCGCCGTGTCGATCGCGCGGCGGCTCCAGGACCCGCTGGCGGAGCTCGTGAAGATCGACCCGAAGTCGATCGGCGTCGGCCAGTACCAGCACGACCTGGCCGAGGTGAAGCTCTCGCGCTCGCTGGACGCCGTGGTCGAGGACTGTGTGAACGGCGTCGGTGTCGACGTCAACACCGCCTCCACGCCGCTGCTTTCGCGGGTCTCCGGCATCAGCTCGGGCCTCGCGGAGAACATCGTCGCGCACCGGGACGCCAACGGCCCCTTCCGCTCCCGCAAGGCGCTCAAGGACGTGGCCCGGCTCGGCCCGAAGGCGTACGAGCAGTGCGCCGGCTTCCTGCGCATCCGGGGCGGCGACGACCCGCTCGACTCCTCCTCCGTGCACCCGGAGGCCTATCCGGTGGTGCGCCGGATGGCGAAGTCGACCGGCGGCCAGGTCGCCGCGCTGATCGGTGACACGGGCACCCTGCGCTCGCTGCGCGCCGACGACTTCGTCGACGAGACCTTCGGTCTGCCGACGGTGACGGACATCCTGCGCGAGCTGGAGAAGCCCGGCCGCGACCCCCGCCCGGCGTTCAAGACGGCCACCTTCAAGGAGGGCGTCGAGAAGATCGGCGACCTGGCCTCGGGGATGATCCTGGAGGGGGTCGTCACGAACGTGGCCGCCTTCGGGGCGTTCGTCGACATCGGTGTGCACCAGGACGGTCTGGTGCACGTCTCCGCGATGTCGAGGACCTTCGTCAAGGACCCGCGCGATGTCGTGAAGCCCGGTGACGTGGTCAAGGTCAAGGTCATGGACGTGGACATCCCGCGCAAGCGGATCTCCCTGACCCTGCGCCTGGACGACGAGGCGGGCGCGGACACACAGGGCGGCGCGCCCAGGCGTGGCGAGCGGGGCGACCGGGGCGGCGACCGCGCCGACCGTGGCGGCCGTCCGCCGCAGCAGCGGCAGGGCGGCGGAGCCGGTGGCGGCGGTGGCGGCGGTGGCGGCGGTGGCCGCCGGAGCGAGCGCGGCGGCCGGGACGACCGGGGCGGTCGCGACCGCTCGTCGGCCCCTGCGCCGGGCAACAGCGCGATGGCGGACGCCCTGCGCAAGGCCGGCCTCCTCGGCGAGGGCGGCGGCAAGCGCACGTAGGACCGGTCCGGACGCGCTCCGGTGCATGCCCGAGGCCGCGACCCATGTCGGGTCGCGGCCTCGGGCATGACGTCACACCTCGACGTCACATCTCTACGGCACGAAGCGCAGTGCCCACTCGGCGCGGTTGGCGACGGAGAGGTCGTCGTCCTCCGTCAGGGGCCGCAGGACGGCGGCGGCCGACTTCGGGTCCGCCTGGACCAGATCGACGATCTCGGCGGCCAGGCCGTCCTGGTCGTCGCCGAGGTCGACCGCCGAGGCGCGGATCAGGGTCGGGAGGGCGTCCGGGCCGCCGATGGCCGCGAGGACCCCGCCGAGGAGCTCACGGGCGTAGGCGTTCCGGTCGGTGAGGGCGCGGTCCAGCTCCGCCTGGAGGCGGGGCAGGAGACCGGCGTCGCCCGAGGCGGCGATCTCGTCGGCGAGGTCGATCGTCTCGTCGACGTCCGCGTCGAGATCGTCCAGCATCGCGGTCAGCCGGGTCAGTAGGTCGGTCATGGTGCTGCTGCCTCCTGGAATGCACCGTCCACGAGGACGGGGACGGTCGTCGAGCTGTCGGTCTCGGCGGCCACGGCCACGTCCTGCGGAAAGCCGTACTCGTACAGTTCACGGCCCGAGTCG includes:
- a CDS encoding HdeD family acid-resistance protein, which gives rise to MAKDGRETHAGPDPVADMKREGKRLRRNFSWLAVLGALLVLGGVVGLVYTGLATLTSMLLFGWLLLIGGVVGLLQAIQSRGTSYFWLAVVVAALNIAAGVVVIRHPEGSAEALTMFAALLFLTGGLFRLVGSVVVRGPQFGWTLFQGAFGMLLGLLVLFDWPDSSRYVLGVFFSLALLFDGLGLIAIGVGGRRIVGMVTPPEPAPVTLTEPSGPGPSESAHDQSNN
- a CDS encoding enoyl-CoA hydratase/isomerase family protein translates to MEPQLKDSVTDGVATVVIANPAKRNAMSAAMWRALPGVLDRLAADRAVRALVLTGEGDTFCAGADISTLREPGDEQQSLAVRAEEALAAFPKPTLAAVRGFCVGGGSQLAAACDLRFAEEGARFGITPSKLGIVYPSSSTRRLTALVGPSTAKYLLFSGELMDTERALRTGFVDEVHPAGALDKRVDEFARVLVSRSLLTQAAAKEFADGRTDRDAHWAEQARGSGDTAEGVAAFLERRAPRFTYGV
- a CDS encoding DJ-1/PfpI family protein, translating into MQIAVLLYDRFTTLDAVGPYELLARLPGAETVFVAKETGPVRNDQGSLALVADRTLAEVPRPDIVLVPGGPDARVAMDDPEILDWLRAADATSTWTTSVCTGSLILASAGLLKDRRATTHWLAFDELRALGVEPTGERVVFDGKYVTAAGVSSGIDMALHLLGRIAGDETAQTIQLLTEYDPQPPYDAGSPEKAPAEIVAHWRGEKLPVREGQTPPETQTP
- a CDS encoding SCO6745 family protein, encoding MTTALPPRAGRRCHNALNPLHSTLYFSPDLDREFSALGFTDQSAMRLAARSAALGAVGAGTVAATFYNYNHELLARHLPAVWDIASPADVLAARLRTVDATLRRLLGEDTVSSPEMAEAAMLALRATEACTRHARPLYSAHADLPVPEAPHLAYWYAATLLREHRGDGHLAALLTVGLDPVEALVSHTATGKGMAPRWVLGSRGWKRADWEAATERLRGRGLLDAEGELTEAGTALRGELEERTDLLDAAPYEHLGATGVERLTELGRGFLVTAAVAGAFPPDLVGKG
- a CDS encoding Tex family protein, producing MTTSIEARIAEELGVRERQVKAAVELLDGGSTVPFIARYRKEATEMLDDAQLRTLEERLRYLRELEDRRAAILDSVREQGKLTEELEARIRAADTKARLEDIYLPFKPKRRTKAQIAREAGLTPLAEGLLSDPSVEPTAAAAAFVDADKGVADAAAALEGARAILTEKFSEDADLIGELRERMWSRGRLVAKVREGHGDGKEGPGSKFADYFDFAEPFTALPSHRVLAMLRGEKEDVLSLDLEPEEPSETPGPSSYEGIVAHRFGVADRGRPGDKWLQDTVRWAWRTRILVHLGIDLRLRLRTAAEDEAVRVFAANLRDLLLAAPAGTRATLGLDPGFRTGVKVAVVDATGKVVATDTIYPHVPANKWDQALDKLARLAKQHAVELVAIGNGTASRETDKLAAELLAKHPELNLTKVMVSEAGASVYSASAFASQELPDLDVSLRGAVSIARRLQDPLAELVKIDPKSIGVGQYQHDLAEVKLSRSLDAVVEDCVNGVGVDVNTASTPLLSRVSGISSGLAENIVAHRDANGPFRSRKALKDVARLGPKAYEQCAGFLRIRGGDDPLDSSSVHPEAYPVVRRMAKSTGGQVAALIGDTGTLRSLRADDFVDETFGLPTVTDILRELEKPGRDPRPAFKTATFKEGVEKIGDLASGMILEGVVTNVAAFGAFVDIGVHQDGLVHVSAMSRTFVKDPRDVVKPGDVVKVKVMDVDIPRKRISLTLRLDDEAGADTQGGAPRRGERGDRGGDRADRGGRPPQQRQGGGAGGGGGGGGGGGRRSERGGRDDRGGRDRSSAPAPGNSAMADALRKAGLLGEGGGKRT
- a CDS encoding GlxA family transcriptional regulator; translation: MTQRPVLVVLFDDVQSLDVTGPFEVFAGAGRAAGDPAAYTLRTASLDGGPVRTHSGLRLLPDTTLEEAVADGPPHTLVVPGGEGTRTPDPALVDWLRIHAPSAGRLVSVCTGALLLAEAGLLDGHRVTTHWIACDHLARRYPEVDVDPDPIFVRDGRLSTSAGVTAGIDLALALVEEDLGRDVALAVARHLVVFLRRPGNQAQFSVQLSAQTAHREPLRDLQQWIAEHPGGDLSVEALAARARLSPRHFARAFQAETGTTPGRYVDLVRLEHARRLLEETSRGVEEVSRASGYGTPESMRRAFVKALGTAPAEYRRRFHVPTA